TGTGCCAATGCATGACATCAAATTGTTTTCCAAACGTTTTGAAGAGAGGATCTTTTTCGCCCTCAGGTGTTGTGAAAATAGGATAGACACCAGTTTCTCTATTGGGACTTCGCTCCGTGCGAGCGCCTAAAGCTTCACCAATAAGTTGGGCTCCAAGACAGATACCAAAAACCACTTTATTTTTTCCAATCGCTTGTTCTGCAAGCTCAATTTCATCGCGAAGATAAGGATACTTATCAAGTCGCAGTGGCGTTTGCGGTCCACCCATCAGAATCAAAAAATCAAACTGATCAACATCAGGAAGTTTTTCATTATCATAGATACGCGTTGAGGTAAGTTGATGATTATTTTTTAGAATCCATGGCTCAATCGCACCTAACTGTTCAAATGGTGCATGGATAATCGCGTGAATGCGCATGATTCCTCCTGATGAAGAAGATCTTTTAATCTTCTCGTAAGAAAGGACAAGAAAAAATTTGGAAGAAGGAAAACACATTGTCGAAAATGTCGCAAATGCAAAACAACTTCCTCCTCTTGGAGCTCACGTCTTGATTTTACCCATGAAAATTGAAGGGGCGACTGAAGCTCCGGTGAGAATGATTGCCGCAATTGACAAAAGATAATAAACACAACCTTTCTTAATATCATGACGATAATCTTTATTGAACAAACTTTAGGAGGAAAATATGACCGTCAATGGAACATTTCGACCCG
This window of the Deltaproteobacteria bacterium RIFCSPHIGHO2_02_FULL_44_16 genome carries:
- a CDS encoding GMP synthase, coding for MRIHAIIHAPFEQLGAIEPWILKNNHQLTSTRIYDNEKLPDVDQFDFLILMGGPQTPLRLDKYPYLRDEIELAEQAIGKNKVVFGICLGAQLIGEALGARTERSPNRETGVYPIFTTPEGEKDPLFKTFGKQFDVMHWHNDMPGISKESVLLAASEGCPRQAFRYGDRAYGFQFHLEMTSDSIKTMIEQCAEYLPPGKYVQSPDQLLASRCEPINYKMHATLDYLASKVTSI